In Phaseolus vulgaris cultivar G19833 chromosome 3, P. vulgaris v2.0, whole genome shotgun sequence, the sequence TAGATAAATGTCCTATAAGCATACATCATTACATTACATCAATGGCAACGCTGAGGGTACTCTAATTTAAGAACATCAATTTCAGAGACAATTTACCGTACAATGTTAAGAGAAACATAAAAGAAGTAATGCAGCAGCATCAAACTAGAATATTATCAGGTAGATCTATTATGAGAACCTGACACAAGGCAACACATATAGTCAAATAATTCTAAATACATGGAAGgcaaacaacatataattacATAGATTATAATTTCTACAATATATACTTGACTGTGACAAATTGACAATGACCATAGAGACTCAACTAAGATCTCCACAAAGCAGCAGAAAGAAGGTGAAGTGATGAATTCAGAGTGTTTATATCTTGGATCAATCTTCCCCTCACAGATCAGATTCGAAAAATATCTGTTTGAAACCTCTCATCATATAAACTCCAATGTCCATACCTTTCAGTGTGGAAGACAGACCTGGGGATATAGAAATTTGGCTTCTTAATTTCCTTCAAGTGCACCAAACTAGAAGAAGCATTTGCAATGTCTCGACTAGTTAAGTTAGCACACCCAGACACATCCAGGAACTCAAGGCTAGGACATCCCTGGGAAATGGAATTGAGACCCTTGGCTGATAATTTGGAGAACCTAATCTCAAGATGCTCAAGACCAGGCATGGAATTAGCAATTGCAACAGCCTCATCGTCTCCATCTTGTGGGCAAGCATTTAGATACTCATTAGGAACAATGCCTTGGTGTTGGGAAGGATCAAGCCAATTCATGAGATTTCTTTTCAGAACCTTAAGGTTGGAACAGTTTCTTCCAATCAGCACCAATGACTCATGGGTTATCTCATAACAATAGCTGATATCCAATTCTCTAAGCTTCTTACAACTCAAAGCTATCTTAGACATAGAATCATCAGTAACACGAGGACAGCTTCTGATAGACAACACCTCAATATTCGGGCATCTGAAAtgcaaatatattttaaaaagtgttAAATTCTCCAACGTAACGTTGTATTCACAATAGAAGGAACATATAAAcacacaaattaaaatattagaattTCATAATCAAAGCcctaatttaaaagaaaaaacatagcATATATGATATCGAAATCTTAAATGCAACCATAACTAATTATGACATGTTTGATTCACGTTAAATGATCCAAAATCACGTGAAAATACCAGCTAATACGATTTTAGATGTAGGTAACATGATTAGTTAACATTGAATAGTTGATTCTGGATTTTAGTTGATTTAAAATCAAATGATCTTCTGGATCCTAATTATCCTAAGTCGCTTTTACAAAGAAAACATTAATCACTTTTCATTCAAACACTCAAACAAATGGGTATGGGAATTTGGGAGAAAGTTGGAACCTTAGGGCGACGAGGGCGAGAGATCGATCGGAACAGTGGCGAATGCGTAACTGTGTGAGAGAGGATTGGGTCCATTGGACGACAGATTGAAGCATGGAATCGATCTTGGCCTCGAACTCGGAGGTCCACCAGCGAGTTGACTCGAGGGGCGAGTCGAATTGGGGATCGAGGTCGAAAACGGAGTGAAGAGAGGGTTCCTTGAAGGCGCTGAACCATGACTTGCAGACCAACATGGCGCCGCGCCATCGATCCTCAACGCTGAGTCGAGAGAGGATGTTGATGAGTAACTCGCGAGTCAACTCGCCCCAATCTGACTCGAATTCCTTTGGCTCAGTTTCTGCTTTCATTCTTCCTTTGGAATCAGATTTCACTCAACATTTCAATTCTGTGTTTATTATATTACACGCTGTTTCCATTTCATaccctttttcttctttctgaaATATGTCTacgtatattttttaaattctctatatttctttttgtttaattcttgttatattatttaatttcttcatATTATTCTTTTGTGTTTGTCCTTGTAATATGCAGATTGCTTTTTTGGTCCTTATTGAGTGTTTTTTTAAAGGGAccaatacaaaattttaaaaaatattatacgcactaaaaaaatattttatagagattaaaacataataacaagaaaaaaaataacaaaggaAATTTAACAGGgatcaaaagtaaaaaaaaaaggaaaaaataaaatacaataatatttaaGGGATTAAAAGTATGTTCaaatataaattgttaaaatataacttgaataaaaatattggaAGAGAAAAGtagatgaaaaaataaaacagaaaatatataTGCATTAATAATAATTCCTAaaaataatactattttttgCTCAGTcgcaaatataaataaattaatatttgaaaggataactcatgtttctaatataATCGCTAGCAGATTATTATAAAAGAACTTAACTTCATTACAAATAGTAATTTTTTGAAATGTTAAATTTTAGGTTCTTATATTTAATTCTTGCTTTATTCTTAACATACTTATCGAAATTTAGTTTAACTATTTTGTATCTAAGGTAGGATTTTACTagtaccttttattttttatttttttttgtaagagAAGGTAGGtttatattatcttaattttCTTTACTCTTTTTatctgatatatatatatatatatatatttattacctTTACATACATAATAAATTACAATTGTAGTGTttatgacaaaaaaaaagtttaaagtattcaattaaatttttctATTTGAATCTTATCTTGTAATGATTAAagaattaactttttttattggaATTTCAAGTTTATAATGAATTTaaactaataatatatttagaaattattattattttttaaaatgtgtgtaaataaaatttaatcacaCCCAATTAAACTAGACTAGAATGTCTTTCTATTTATAGTCTCATACTAGATATAAATTTTCTCACGTTAGTCTTTTCActtaatgtttattattttcaagatatttgattttttttaactttcttgATTAAATTTCATAGTTTTCAACACTTAAAACTATAATTACAAAACTTTGGAATCACCATCACATCATTTACCAAAATTTATTCATCATATTCTTCCATCAATTAAGAAGAGATTCCCAACATAATAAACTAactttcaatataaaaaaataaaataaaagttattataaatgtatcttttataattataattgagtAAGCAATTATGATTATCTGAATTGCTATAATGTGATTATAAGAgttcaaatatattttcttacAATAACTCCAGTATGTATAACTGAGTAAGCAATTATAGTTATGTGAATTGGTATAATGTGATGATGAAAAAATATGAACATAATTATATGCAAGTTGAAGACTAACTTTTAACAGTTTACAATCAACAATACAAATTCTAATAATATTAACCATCTTAGATAAAAGGATAACTTTCTTGATATTCAAAAATCACATTTTTTTCGAgattattataaatatgatttgttatttttttaatgaaatgattttttaatatggaTAT encodes:
- the LOC137807433 gene encoding F-box protein SKIP1, yielding MKAETEPKEFESDWGELTRELLINILSRLSVEDRWRGAMLVCKSWFSAFKEPSLHSVFDLDPQFDSPLESTRWWTSEFEAKIDSMLQSVVQWTQSSLTQLRIRHCSDRSLALVALRCPNIEVLSIRSCPRVTDDSMSKIALSCKKLRELDISYCYEITHESLVLIGRNCSNLKVLKRNLMNWLDPSQHQGIVPNEYLNACPQDGDDEAVAIANSMPGLEHLEIRFSKLSAKGLNSISQGCPSLEFLDVSGCANLTSRDIANASSSLVHLKEIKKPNFYIPRSVFHTERYGHWSLYDERFQTDIFRI